The Macrobrachium rosenbergii isolate ZJJX-2024 chromosome 46, ASM4041242v1, whole genome shotgun sequence genome has a window encoding:
- the LOC136830142 gene encoding uncharacterized protein yields MDRREKEKYSDSSNPPLQEASEGTRELKYHFGDVSLSNVEPNPHCSKQSPPAPEHQEPPGVTRRRYHPLEAVSLIPVDPQPHSSHQDPPREYQEPPGATQRRYHPLEAVSLIPIEPQPHCSHQDPPGESQEPPGVTRRRYHPLEAVSLIPVDSQPHSSHQDPPREYQEPPGATQRRYHPLEAVSLIPIEPQPHCSHQDPPREYQEPPLATQRRYHPLEAVSLIPIEPQPHCSHQDPPGESQEPPGTTQRRYHPLEAVSLIPVDPQPHCSHQDPPRESQEPPEATRRRYHPLDAVSLIPIDPQPHCSHQDPPRESQEPPGAKQRRYHPLEAVSLIPIDPQPHCSHQDPPRESQEPPGATQRRYHPLEPVNLIPIDPQPHCSHQDSPRESQEPPGATQRRYHPLKAVSLIPIDPQPHCSHQDPPRESQEPPGATQRQYHPRGRQSNPYRPTTTLQPPGSAS; encoded by the coding sequence ATGGATCGACGGGAGAAGGAGAAATATTCAGACAGCAGCAACCCACCTCTCCAAGAAGCTTCTGAGGGTACACGAGAACTAAAATATCATTTTGGCGACGTCAGTCTAAGCAATGTCGAGCCAAATCCACATTGCAGCAAGCAAAGCCCACCAGCACCTGAGCATCAAGAACCTCCCGGAGTAACGCGAAGACGATACCATCCCCTCGAGGCCGTCAGTCTAATCCCTGTCGACCCACAACCACACAGCAGCCACCAGGACCCGCCTCGTGAGTATCAAGAACCTCCTGGGGCAACGCAAAGACGATACCATCCCCTCGAGGCCGTCAGTCTAATCCCGATCGAACCACAACCACATTGCAGCCACCAGGATCCACCTGGTGAGTCTCAAGAACCTCCCGGAGTAACGCGAAGACGATACCATCCCCTCGAGGCCGTCAGTCTAATCCCTGTCGACTCACAACCACATAGCAGCCACCAGGACCCGCCTCGTGAGTATCAAGAACCTCCTGGGGCAACGCAAAGACGATACCATCCCCTCGAGGCCGTCAGTCTAATCCCTATCGAACCACAACCACATTGCAGCCACCAGGACCCGCCTCGTGAGTATCAAGAACCTCCTTTGGCAACGCAAAGACGATACCATCCCCTCGAGGCCGTCAGTCTAATCCCTATCGAACCACAACCACATTGCAGCCACCAGGATCCACCTGGTGAGTCTCAAGAACCTCCTGGGACAACCCAAAGACGATACCATCCCCTCGAGGCCGTCAGTCTAATCCCTGTCGACCCACAACCACATTGCAGCCACCAGGATCCGCCTCGTGAGTCTCAAGAACCTCCCGAGGCAACACGAAGACGATACCATCCCCTCGACGCCGTCAGTCTAATCCCTATCGACCCACAACCACATTGCAGCCACCAGGATCCGCCTCGTGAGTCTCAGGAACCTCCTGGGGCAAAGCAAAGACGATACCATCCCCTCGAGGCCGTCAGTCTAATCCCTATCGACCCACAACCACATTGCAGCCACCAGGATCCGCCTCGTGAGTCTCAGGAACCTCCTGGGGCAACGCAAAGACGATACCATCCCCTCGAGCCCGTCAATCTAATCCCTATCGACCCACAACCACATTGCAGCCACCAGGATTCGCCTCGTGAGTCTCAAGAACCTCCTGGGGCAACGCAAAGACGATACCATCCCCTCAAGGCCGTCAGTCTAATCCCTATTGACCCACAACCACATTGCAGCCACCAGGATCCGCCTCGTGAGTCTCAGGAACCTCCTGGGGCAACGCAAAGACAATACCATCCTCGAGGCCGTCAGTCTAATCCCTATCGACCCACAACCACATTGCAGCCACCAGGATCCGCCTCGTGA
- the LOC136830095 gene encoding uncharacterized protein, with amino-acid sequence MQRRYHPLEAVSLIPIDPKPHCSHQDPPRESQEPPGATQRRYHPLEAVSLIPIDPQPHCSHQDSPRESQEPPGAMQRRYHPLEAVSLIPIDPQPHCSHQDPPRESQEPPGATQRRYHPLEAVSLIPIDPQPHCSHQDSPRESQEPPGQRKDDTILEAVSLIPINPQPHCSHQDPPRESQEPPGATQRRYHPLDAVSLISIDPQPHCSHQDPPRESREPPGATQRRYHPLEAVSLIPIDPKPHCSHQDPPRESQEPPGATQRRYHPLDAVSLIPIEPQPHCSHQNPPGESQERPGATQRRYHPLEAVSLIPIDPQPHCSHQDPPRESQEPPARRYHPLEAVSLIPIDPQPHCSHQDPPRESQEPPGAMQRRYHPLEAVSLIPIDPQPHCSHQDPPRESQEPPGATQRRYHPLEAVSLIPIEPQPHCSHQDPPRESREPPGATQRRYHPLEAVSLIPTDPQPHCSHQDPPGEFQEPPGATKRRYHPLEAVGSIPVDPQPHCSHQDLPGESQEPLGETQRRYHSLEAVSLIPVDPKPHCSHQDPPGESQEPPRATQRRYHPFEGVSLSSVDPQPHCSHQDPPRESLEPPGTTQRRYHPLEAVSLSSVDPQPHCSHQDPPHESQEPPRATQRRYHPFGAISLNCVDPQPHCSHQDPASESPQLPQGELPRRNAIFPWWHCASGLSDSEFQSHYVASRRTQEGVGGGRRRRRRRRRREDTVAPFALTPAGESPTSHGTSMSI; translated from the coding sequence ATGCAAAGACGATACCATCCCCTCGAGGCCGTCAGTCTAATCCCTATCGACCCAAAACCACATTGCAGCCACCAGGATCCGCCTCGTGAGTCTCAGGAACCTCCTGGGGCAACGCAAAGACGATACCATCCCCTCGAGGCCGTCAGTCTAATCCCTATCGACCCACAACCACATTGCAGCCACCAGGATTCGCCTCGTGAGTCTCAAGAACCTCCTGGGGCAATGCAAAGACGATACCATCCCCTCGAGGCCGTCAGTCTAATCCCTATCGACCCACAACCACATTGCAGCCACCAGGATCCGCCTCGTGAGTCTCAGGAACCTCCTGGGGCAACGCAAAGACGATACCATCCCCTCGAGGCCGTCAGTCTAATCCCTATCGACCCACAACCACATTGCAGCCACCAGGATTCGCCTCGTGAGTCTCAAGAACCTCCTGGGCAACGCAAAGACGATACCATCCTCGAGGCCGTCAGTCTAATCCCTATCAACCCACAACCACATTGCAGCCACCAAGATCCGCCTCGTGAGTCTCAGGAACCTCCTGGGGCAACGCAAAGACGATACCATCCCCTCGACGCCGTCAGTCTAATCTCTATCGACCCACAACCACATTGCAGCCACCAGGATCCGCCTCGTGAGTCTCGGGAACCTCCTGGGGCAACGCAAAGACGATACCATCCCCTCGAAGCCGTCAGTCTAATCCCTATCGACCCAAAACCACACTGCAGCCACCAGGATCCGCCTCGTGAGTCTCAGGAACCTCCTGGGGCAACGCAAAGACGATACCATCCCCTCGACGCCGTCAGTCTAATCCCTATCGAACCACAACCACATTGCAGCCACCAGAATCCACCTGGTGAGTCTCAAGAACGCCCTGGGGCAACGCAAAGACGATACCATCCCCTCGAGGCCGTCAGTCTAATCCCTATCGACCCACAACCACATTGCAGCCACCAGGATCCGCCTCGTGAGTCTCAGGAACCTCCTGCAAGACGATACCATCCCCTCGAGGCCGTCAGTCTAATCCCTATCGACCCACAACCACATTGCAGCCACCAGGATCCGCCTCGTGAGTCTCAGGAACCTCCTGGGGCAATGCAAAGACGATACCATCCCCTCGAAGCCGTCAGTCTAATCCCTATCGACCCACAACCACATTGCAGCCACCAGGATCCGCCTCGTGAGTCTCAGGAACCTCCTGGGGCAACGCAAAGACGATACCATCCCCTCGAGGCCGTCAGTCTAATCCCTATTGAACCACAACCACATTGCAGCCACCAGGATCCGCCTCGTGAGTCTCGGGAACCTCCTGGGGCAACACAAAGACGATACCATCCCCTCGAGGCCGTCAGTCTAATCCCTACTGACCCACAACCACATTGCAGTCACCAGGATCCGCCTGGTGAGTTTCAAGAACCTCCTGGGGCAACGAAAAGACGATACCATCCCCTCGAGGCAGTAGGTTCAATCCCTGTCGACCCACAACCACATTGCAGCCACCAGGATCTGCCTGGTGAGTCTCAAGAACCTCTTGGGGAAACACAAAGACGATACCATTCCCTCGAGGCCGTCAGTCTAATCCCTGTCGACCCAAAACCACATTGCAGCCACCAAGATCCGCCTGGTGAGTCTCAAGAACCTCCTCGGGCAACGCAAAGACGATACCATCCCTTTGAGGGCGTCAGTCTAAGCAGTGTCGACCCACAACCACACTGCAGCCACCAAGATCCGCCTCGTGAGTCTCTTGAACCCCCCGGGACAACGCAAAGACGATACCATCCCCTCGAGGCCGTCAGTCTAAGCAGTGTCGACCCACAACCACACTGCAGCCACCAAGATCCGCCTCATGAGTCTCAAGAACCTCCTCGGGCAACGCAAAGACGATACCATCCCTTTGGAGCCATCAGTCTAAACTGTGTCGACCCACAACCACACTGCAGCCACCAAGATCCGGCCAGTGAGTCTCCCCAGCTCCCCCAAGGGGAGCTTCCGAGGCGGAACGCCATCTTCCCCTGGTGGCATTGCGCGAGCGGACTGTCAGACAGCGAGTTCCAGTCCCATTATGTGGCCAGCCGCAGGACGCAggagggagttgggggggggaggaggaggaggaggaggaggaggaggagagaagacaCCGTTGCCCCGTTTGCCCTTACGCCAGCTGGAGAAAGTCCGACCTCGCACGGCACGAGCATGTCCATTTGA